The Syngnathus acus chromosome 11, fSynAcu1.2, whole genome shotgun sequence genome includes the window GGCTCAATGCTATTTCACTTGATGGCAGACAAGCAAATGATTTTAGCATGGAGTAAACCTTTGTTTATTGCATGATGTGGATTTTTAGTCACTACTTTGGCGTCATCTAGTGGAATATTCGCGACAATGCACTTGGGGATTTTCAGTGAAACGTAGTGCAAGCTTAACTTAAGTGTAAAAACTTATGCATAGTTTTGAAAAGTCTACTCAAAACAAGAATACATGTTCCCATTGATATCTGAGtttatgatgaaaaatgaggccttgatcatttgtttttagcaCAAATAAGTCTGGAGAgttgaaataaatggaaaaactttatgaaactaaacaaaatacaacagatgtttaaaaataccaaTCAAGTAAGTCAAAGAATACTATAACAAAATCAATATCTGTATTTTGTGGAATAATCCTTGGGCGAGACCACCAGACCTCGCCCTTTTCTTGCTCCTCGGTACACCGTCTCCACAATGTCTATCATTTCCTGCTTGTCCTCCATTGTCCAATTGATCTTGTTGTTGTTACCGGTGCCCAGATCAATCATGATGTGCTTGTTCCTTGAAGAGAGCGAAGTAGGACATTTGAATGCGAGACAAAATCCTTAATAGGTTTTTGTCCAACCTTTGCCTAAGTATTTTACCTGAAAAAGAACATGACCGTGCAGGGGTCGTACAACTCGTACATCTTGTTGAAGTCAGGCACTTCTGTGATGTCCACCAGATAGATGACAGCAAAGTTTTTCACCTGTCAGAGCAACAATGTTGATTGCTTGTTACAGGAGACAAATGATCCATTACTTTTCCATAATGGCcactattaataataataataataataataataaactttatttgtatagcaccgttcatacaagaaatgcagctcaaagcgctttacaacaatgaaagaaaaacatgaatacataaaaacaaaacattaagctgtttctgactgttaaaaaaaagcaacagttGTAGTCTGCACGAACCTTTTCAGCGATACTATACAGAACCTCGTCCATTTTCATACACGTCGGGTCCCAGTCGTGCCCGAAGCGGATGACGAGCACTCGGTCCTCCTCAGACAGGATGGCTTGGTCGACTTGCCAGCCATTGTGGAGATGCGGTAGCATGTACGACATTTTCAAAAGTCGTTGTCCAATCCCCGCTCCTGAAATGGACAACAATGTCGGATGGATCCGACAAATTAATGTCCTATTTTACAATCATTCTATAATTAGCAACGATTTGAGGAAAAGCCTAGTTGTGTTTAGCGGCTAGCACGGTGGCTAATGCGCTGTCTGGTTAGCTTTACAAATGTCTGTTTAAAACCCTTAATCAAGTAACTGTTAAAAATAGGTGTGACAGGCTTACCtcagtaaaataataaaaagagctCTCCGGCTTAACGAATAGTTTAAAGAGGCCAAATTCAGCGTGTTTACCGCAATTCGAAACAACGTTGCTGTTAGGCTCTCCGTCGTCATCAACATGCGACGGAAGCACATCGTGGTGACGTCAagtgttttgattttaatgttttgttagAGCACcgaaaatttgaaataaattgaataaaataaaataaactttaaaaagaaaaaccgaAGCAGTGCTTATTTTTCACACTTTTTATGTCTAAGTTGTGATTTAAATATTCCTTATATAAATTCCTTATCCTAGTGAAACCTGCGACATTTCTATGtctatgacatcatcatccacTGCAAAACAGGACATTGATTCGTTTTTAACTGTTGCTCAAAATTTAGGTGCAAATGTTCGCAAAGCAGCTTGGTATTTATCGTCAGTAAAATAGggtcaaaatgtcatcttTAGTTTGGTCAGGCACAATAGACACAATTTGTGACACTAGGAGCACATTCAAGAATATGCACCCTATGATATTGTGATGTAATACTTGCACTTTGGTTATGCTTGTTTTTAACTAAACATCTTTTATGCGACAGTTTTATTGCTTCAAGGTCACATGTTAACGCCGTAAAGAGACGCAATGACAAAACGTTTATTTTCTTGTGCAATTCATTACAGTACAAATAGAAATGACACTGAACAAAGATTCAAAGGTTATAGGAAACTTTCCAGTCTATGACATAGCAGCATATTATGACGCTTCTTTTCAAAGAGCGTCCAAATCACCATTAAGATATGTCCGAGCCTTTCGTCAATTCCACCTTCGACATGCTACACAATTGCATGGATGTGGTTCAGAAAAGCCGAGCATTAAGCTATTTCGTGTTAAGACTATTTGGTCTATgacacatttgtttgaatgtcgggaaaaacaataaactaCTTCCATCAACGCTAATCATCCTTTAAAGCTGACATAGGCATCTTGTATTCTGTAtggctgtttttctttccccacATTGTTCAGCCAGTCCAGAACAGGCAACGACAACAACCAGAAAAATCTCTATTGAAATGTCCCATCGCAAAACAGTTCCTTCCGCCGGACCCCAGTTTTTAGGGCAAGGCTCAAGCCAGCAGAGGGCCCAATGAACATTCACGTTGGAGTCGCAAACGGACTTCCGCCAGTAGTTTCCCTCGCACACTCATCGACACAccgaacaaaaataaaataaaaccatcgACGTCTCACCCGCGAGGCCGCACGAATAATCCGCTACAAAATCATGTTTTACAATCCCTGATGAGCACTTAAACATAATTACAACACTGGAACgtacagtgttaaaaataagGTTGGGGTACAGTCAATTGATTGACTATACTCTTTGCTAGTTGGAGGGGTGTTCCGGACACGAGCGATTCACTTCGAACCACTCGTCTATGCACCTGGAAAtaaagagagacagagagagaattACATCAGAGTTCATAAAAAAGATGATAGAGTTCTTTTAGACATTTAGGGTATTTCTATCCCCGTCAAATTTGACCCAAACAGAATGTAAGGGTTGGGTTGTTATAAATGAGAATGTTGACTTAAGCTCTGACTCAATGTTTGCTTGCCAAGGGAATTTCTTTTAATATGTGAACCCGCTTACAGCCATTGGAAAACAAGTTGGCCAGTCCAAAGTGAAGAATTTGTTTACCAATATAcataaagctaaaaaaaaaaatggtttcaaGGTGACCTCATCAATCTCGAGCTCAACTCAATAGAAAACCAGtcaagtgtgcatgtgtgtctatAAATTACCCTTTATGGTAGATACAGAGGCAGGGGAGTCTGGCAATGGTGTCGCCTTGCTCCAGCTCCTCTAAGCAGATGGCACATTCCCCAGAATCTCTGGACAAGATGTCCTCtgagatggaaaaagaaaaaaaaaattcaaataaacagACATAGTGTCAAATGTCAGAGGAGTTACTGGACCCTGCAACTTTGTAATCTGATCAAATTCCCATACAAGCATTGtatagagaagaaaaaaaaaaaagatctgaaGCATGCCGTATGTCTGGCTATATGTATCTATTTATATCGTTAATAACCGACAAGCAGCGATCGTATTACATGTGCGCATGGCCCTGAGACACACTACCATAGAATATAGGCACAGTAATCAATTCAGGCCCATTTATAGTATGAGGAAATGATTTTTTCATAGTGGTGGTGGTCAAGTCAATGTCGCTCTTACTGTTGTAGGTGAGGCGCGATTTGCTGAAACACATGAGCAGATGTTTCTCAATTTCATCCGACGCCATGAACTTGGAACACACAGGACAGTGGAAACCTGTAGAGGAAATGAACACAACcaggaagttgaagaggaTGTGGTCTCAAAGTGAGAGGTACACAACATCCATCCAGAAACACACTATGTGATCATTTTAGGCTGCAGAGCATGATTTGATtatcttttcatttgaattttgcaAGGTCATAATGTACCTCACAAGTCATTCTTCTAGTAGCATGTGACTGACCGCTTTAGTGTTTAATCAAGTCATAATTTGAAGCCTATATATGTGGATTTGGAGCAGCTTCTAGGCCAGATTAACCGGGCATGCGTCCACTAACTGGAGTACGATGAAATCCAAATCGGGAAATGGCCTCTGATGCATCATATGCGCACCATGTGTCCACGAGcagggccaaaaaaaaagaggaacagCATGGGGGACGTGACAGAAGACCTGCTGGCCATCAATGATTACACTTCCTTGTGGGGAAAATCACCATCGACGCCACGAGGCGTCCTATCAGGAGAAGTCACAATAAGGAAATAGCATGGAAAGACTTTGTTTCAAGTCGATGATATAGGGGGGACTGTTTCGAGTAAGTTCTGTTTTGTCTCCTTGAGGACACGCCCCACCAGGAAGTGcgttggtgtgtgcgtgcaaatGTGTAACCAGCAGGCAGCTCTTATCTGCTGACCTACATTATGCACTCTTCCCTCTCGCGGTCGCCGTGAAAAACAGGCCGGTTTTGCAAGACGGTTaaaggagggggtggggggtggacTCTTAAGCAAAACAGCCACCTGTGGCTGCGATCAAACGGCGACGGCTGTTATAAGTGCCATATGCACCAATGGAAAAATACAAGTCAAGCAAGTGAAGCCTTGTTAAAATACACATACGATAAActcacattcatttttatagGACATGCATGATGAAGTTCAGCCACACTGGAGGTGACGTGTCTTTCGGAAAAGAACAATGAGCAGGTGGTGGTTAGCAAGTTTACTTGCCAGATCCCAAACTATggtgcatgtttttatttgggtAAAGTGGAGCTTATAGCAGCTGAATTTCTGGGCGCCAAGCATTCACAGCCACCTATCAGTGCAGCTTTTGCATCCATGTCAACCCTCAAACTGAAACCCAATTGAGGATGCATTTTAAGTGAACCGAACAAGGCTGAAAAATGTAACTCTGCAGAATGATCAACATCGACCTCGAGCAACCTGATCTTGATTTACCTGTTAGCAGGCGGGGCGACAGATGAGCCGGTAGAGACCCTATTAGCAGCCTGTGGCCCTCGGGGGTCATCTGGCCCTCGTCATCGCCATCTGTGCCGTCCAGACTTTGATTGAGAGCGTGCGAGCCCGGCCTGCCCCCGGCCGGTATGCTGAGGCCGGAGCTGGTGGGCCCCCCGCCCGTGTACCTGATCCGGGGGCCCTCGGGTCCATTGGTGTACCTGAAACCGGCGAAGCGCTCCCCTCCGCCGGAGTGTCCGGACGGCAGATCGGAGCTGGAATACGCCCGGGTTCTGCCGTCGTACACGGGACTGCTTTGTTTGGCCCCCATGCTGTTGTTCTCTATTGTTTTTGTGATCGGGGCGAAGCTCGTCAAGCTCTTGAGTGGGGCTTAACACATGCTTACCGCCCTGACGATGTGACAGCAACAAAGAAAACGACAGTCAAAGCGACATTGCCGCGTCGAGACAACATCTTAAGGTTCCAGTCTTGTGCGTAAGGTGCGCACTGGCTGACACGCAACTTTAATTTTCCAAACGggcgtttttttgtttgttgatgttttgttttttttcttcttcggcTCGGCAGAGCCCTTCCCCTCCGCTGGTTTAGCagcgaaacaaaacaaaggttgAGGGAAAAAAGGTATAATCTCTTCAAGTGGACGTCATGCCTTGATCCTCCTCGGGCAGACGAGCGTATAAGCAAGAGTTGACACGCATCCCACGTAgttcaagtttgttttttgttctcgACTGTGGACAGTctggagagaaaaataaaagggattgcgctcctcctcctcccgccgGAAGCGCACGTCTTGAGGAGACTTTGTCGCTTTCACATTAAAAGCCTACGTTCGACTCCCCGATCTCAAATCGCAGTACAATTTAACATTTAAGTTTTTTTGTATTACAGTTACATTTTGATTAGAAGCAATATTATTCAGGTATACGTACATAAAATTGTGTTATGGGTTGcgtgtttttctgttttattttgaagtccgCATTAATTTATTGTCGTTTCCGACCCGTGCTTGACGCCCTGCAGGCTGTTGCTGGCTCAGGACTTGTTGCCATAGCCAATCTCAGGGGAGATTTAGACAAACAATAATTCATGCTCAATTTAACACTTTTGCAAATGCTTTTCTTGCATTAACGACATTACCACAAGTCCAAGCCATTCGATAGACTTAAACCCAATAGAGTCCGCGTTCATATTCAGCTCGATGGGCAATTGAGAGTCTTTGTGTCGTATTTGGGTTGGGCTTGCAGTTGGACATTTGTGTGTTGAAGTTTCCTCCAGTGATTTTGCAGTggtcccaaaaataaaaataaagcatgACAAAATTGAACTCCCGGAaaaatttattattgtttttcccAATTCTTTGGTCCGTCCGCCCTGCTGTGCATGGAAGTTTTGCATGAACTTTTTAGCATCTTGAAAAATCCATCATTTTGATGTCTGATGAAACCGATAAAAAAATTCCCCcactataaaataaaaataaacacagcacAACAACCCCAAATTAGGTTCACACGCTTTATTGGAACAATTGCAAACAGGCACGCACGTCTCAGGGGACAAACGCAATTAAGATACATCGCATGAGGAAGAAGCGTAGGATGACACTAACGCAGGCTAAAAATAAACCATCTGTGTGGTGAAGGCAGTGGCGGGGTGGCTCCAAGCGGCAAATAGCAACAGAAATCAGATTTACACCATCAGAAAATTTGGGCCATACAACCGGAGTCCATTTCTGTGCCTCGATGTACACCGTATATTTGTGTACCTG containing:
- the LOC119130550 gene encoding E3 ubiquitin-protein ligase ZNRF2-like translates to MGAKQSSPVYDGRTRAYSSSDLPSGHSGGGERFAGFRYTNGPEGPRIRYTGGGPTSSGLSIPAGGRPGSHALNQSLDGTDGDDEGQMTPEGHRLLIGSLPAHLSPRLLTGFHCPVCSKFMASDEIEKHLLMCFSKSRLTYNKDILSRDSGECAICLEELEQGDTIARLPCLCIYHKGCIDEWFEVNRSCPEHPSN
- the txnl4a gene encoding thioredoxin-like protein 4A — protein: MSYMLPHLHNGWQVDQAILSEEDRVLVIRFGHDWDPTCMKMDEVLYSIAEKVKNFAVIYLVDITEVPDFNKMYELYDPCTVMFFFRNKHIMIDLGTGNNNKINWTMEDKQEMIDIVETVYRGARKGRGLVVSPKDYSTKYRY